The nucleotide sequence ACACAGGTTTGCACGGTGACCTTGTCGAACACGCTGCGCGCGGCGTCAGGCAGCCCGGTGAGCCCGTCGCAGCACAGGATGAGGACGTCGCGCAGGCCCCGGTTGCGCAGCTGCGTGAGCACGTGCGCCCAGAACTTCGCGCCCTCCTCCGCGGCGATCCAGATCCCCAGCACGTCCTTCAACCCGTCGACGTCGACGCCCACGACCAGGTGTGCGGACTTCAGCGTGACCGAGCCGCGGTCGCGGACCCGGATCCGGATGGCGTCGACGTAGACGATCGGGTAGACCTCGTCGACCGGCCGGTTCTGCCACAGTGTGATCTCGTCCACGACCACGTCGGTGATCTTGGAGATCAGCGCCGGCGACGTGTTGATGTCGTAGATCTCCTTCAGGTGCGCCTCGATCTCCCGGGTCGATAGCCCGCGCGCATACAACGACAGAATGATGTCCTCGATCGCGCCGACACGCCGGGAGTGTTTCGGCACGATCTGCGGGGCGAATGTCGAATTCCGGTCTCGTGGCACGGTCACGTTCACCGGGCCGGCCGTCGTCGCGACCGTTTTGGCCGAACGCCCATTCCGGGAGTTCCCCGATCCGCGCCCAGCCGGATCACCGGGCTCATAACCGAGATGATCGGTCATCTCGGTCTCCAACGCCCGCTCCAGAACTCTCGACGTCAACCGATTCAACAACCCATGAACACCATCAACCGGTGTCCCGGACGACTCGGCATCCGCCAACAGATTATCAATCGCCTCATCCGGCAACACCGCCGCCAACCGACG is from Jiangella alkaliphila and encodes:
- a CDS encoding IS256 family transposase, whose translation is MAAVLPDEAIDNLLADAESSGTPVDGVHGLLNRLTSRVLERALETEMTDHLGYEPGDPAGRGSGNSRNGRSAKTVATTAGPVNVTVPRDRNSTFAPQIVPKHSRRVGAIEDIILSLYARGLSTREIEAHLKEIYDINTSPALISKITDVVVDEITLWQNRPVDEVYPIVYVDAIRIRVRDRGSVTLKSAHLVVGVDVDGLKDVLGIWIAAEEGAKFWAHVLTQLRNRGLRDVLILCCDGLTGLPDAARSVFDKVTVQTCVVHVIRNTMRFISYGDRKKVATAMRHIYTAPGVAAAEIALKEFEQNFGQQYPGAIEVWKNAWNEFIPFLDYPAELRRIVYTTNLIESINYQLRKITKTRGHFPDDDAAMKLLFLGIRNISRKRGGASGTGTHGWKKALNFLVVEFPGRLT